In Atopobium sp. oral taxon 416, the genomic stretch CGCTTCTTGGCAGATAGCCTCACCTCCGCTTGCGCGGCGATCGGTCTTACGCCTGCTCCACGAGCGTTCGGGGCGTCTGCGCGTCCCCCGTTCTCGCAGGCCCTGCGGTACCGTCTCCCTCCTTCAGGAGCCTCGCTCCCTCCCGCGCGATGTTCAGAGCCGCGGCCAGCGCGCGGTCGTGGTGCGCCCCGCACGCAGGACAGGTCTTGCTTGACGGGTAGAGTCTGCCGACCTTCACGAAGGCCCGCCTGTACCAGGAGCACTTCTACTCCAACTGGCGGATCATTTCCGACATGGAGGCGTCCGCGACGGACTTGGTCAGCCGGCAGTTTTGCTCCATACCCTTGACGTCCAGGTCTTCGACGGCGATGGCTTGGCTCTCGCGCAGCGCCGCTGTCGTGGCCTTGTGCGGGGCGTCCTTTCTCTGGTTGGCTATCCTTTCGTGTATGCGGGCGACCTTCATGCGCTGTCTGGCGTACTTTCTGGAGTCTCTCTTCTTCCTCGAGAGCCTCCTTTGCTCCCGCGTGAGCCTCTTTTCGGACTTGGTAAGGCTCCTGGGGTTGGCGACGGCCGCCCCGTCCGAGCGGGCCATGAGGTAGTAGGTTCCCGCGTCCACGCCCAGAGCGTTGATGGGCCCTTCGGGAATGTCGGGCCTTGGGCAATCGGTGCAGCAGATGGTGACGAAATACTTATACGTCGGCGTACGCTTGACGGTAGCAGAGAGCACCCTGCCCTCAAGCGGCCTTGAGATGCGGGCTCTCACCATTCCTAGCTTGGGAAGCTTCACATGAGCGTTGTCCGCTATCTCTACATTGTTGGTCCGCTAGCTCTGCCGGGCGCAGGATTTGGCCTTGAACCTGGGGAAGCCGGTCTTTTTGGGATTGTGGAAGAAGTTCTTGTACGCCTTGTCGAGGTCTCAGGGCGCCTGCTGCAATGCCAGGGCGTCGGCTTGTCTGAGCCAGGGGGGGGCTTCTGTCCTCTTCCAA encodes the following:
- a CDS encoding transposase, yielding MADNAHVKLPKLGMVRARISRPLEGRVLSATVKRTPTYKYFVTICCTDCPRPDIPEGPINALGVDAGTYYLMARSDGAAVANPRSLTKSEKRLTREQRRLSRKKRDSRKYARQRMKVARIHERIANQRKDAPHKATTAALRESQAIAVEDLDVKGMEQNCRLTKSVADASMSEMIRQLE